In Palaemon carinicauda isolate YSFRI2023 chromosome 1, ASM3689809v2, whole genome shotgun sequence, the genomic stretch ACAGAGATCTCTCAGCACTGCATCCTGAAACTGTTTACCCAAAATGGGGAGCAAATTGCAGGGTGATCAACAGGTAGTCTCAACATCGTGGCATAGTAATATGGCAGGAAGCGGGCGTAGTTGAGGTTGTTGTAGGCAAAGTACCAAGGGATTATCTATTAGATAGAGGCAAGGGGAAGCATCTAGTCCCCTTCTATAGAAGCCCTAAGCAGTCCCAGCATGATCTCTGTCATGTCCAAATAGGACACCCAGAATGCGGAAAGACCCTGTCTTTCTCTGAGAGAGTCCATACAGGCTTAGAAGAGCTCCATGATATGGGTGCATGCTGTGGTCTCTAGGAGTTCTGTGAGTGATGCCCCAGAGACATTTTCATGGAAACTGGCAACACTCTTTATGGCTTCTTCCAGGTAATGAGTCTCTCCAGGATGTGGAATCTCTAGCCATGGAAGGAAGCCTCTCCAGGCAAACTTCATCAGAACCTTATGGGCAAGTTTGCAAAGGTTGTATTTGCGGCCATCCATCACACCAGTTACAGATCCTTCAACGATCACGCCTGACTCCACACAGAGATCTCTCAGCACTGCATCCTGAAACTGTTTACCCAAAATGGGGAGCAAATTGAAGATTGTGTGAAACACCCACATCCTGATGACAATGCTGCTGAATTTCTTGTGCTTCCATACTATTTCTGCTGCCTTGGCATACAGTGCTTGGTCGAACACGCAGACAATTTCATTCAACTGAACTGCAGAGATCCCATGATGTTCAGTGACTGGTTTAACACTTCGTGCACAGTAGACAATTCTGTCACAGGAGCATTGATCGTTGGTAAATAGCCTACGGTACCTTTGGTCACTGTGACATGGTCATGGATCTGGATGGTGAAACTGGTCCAACTGCTAATGGTTTGATCTTTGGGGACAGACATTCTAGTAAATAACCAGacacggttcttttcctttgcaacCTGGACATCTGCAGTTATGTTGACATTTATAAATTCAAGGGCAAAATGGTACTTCTTATCTATTATTGCCAGTTCCCTTGAATTATGTTACTGCTATCGGCATGGGCTTATCGAAACCGGGAAGTGTTATTCAGTCTCAATCTCCTAGTATTAGTTATTCTTAACTAAAGTAACTTAACTATTTAAATACATATGATACTTAATGCACTGGTGGTATCTGAAATAAATTGATCTCAAGTTCTATACCTAAAATCTTCAAGGTTTTCAGATTAACAGGTCTCCCTGGAAGCAGCAACATTTCCATTGAAAACTAAAATAGCTGAAAACTGAAATGCTGAAAGCTGAAAGTTGATAGCTGTATTCTTTTGTACGATTATAATCAACTAAATAATTATGGTAATTTTATGTAATGCCCAATAACATCAATTTCTATATGATATTGACTGATTTTGCACATTTCGCAGTCACCGACCCctaaaaattgtaacaaaaaaaagtttgaaaagctGCTTTTGTGCAAAGGTTATCACATAATAAATCACTTATATTAACCCCACAAACAACTTAGTAGAGGTAAACTTTTGCCCTTTCAGATGGTACCAATATCTCCTCTGGCCCATGGACTATCATCTGGCTTATGTAAAAGAATGAAGATCTAAGGTTAGTCCACCACTTattttcctgggttgtaccagaaagggttttttaggGTTAAATTTATCCCTTTTCGGTTGAAGCATAacctctctgaacaaaagctcaaaactgagtatatatatacatatatatatatatatatatatatatatatatatatatatatatatatatatagtataaacatgtGCATAGAAATCACGTCAtttgacacgtgatgagcatagatATGTTGAGTCTGttgtcaccaataagacgaaagtacttactccaacgaagagttttcacttttcctttcatggctttAATATCAGGGTTGTCTCCACTTCCAGAGTGGGTGTGCATGTATTTTAGTTTATGGGTTTTGTCCTATGCTATGTAGAAGATTTATTTCAACAATCATCTAGGTTCCTTTTTGGTTTACATACCATAAATATCATTAGACTATGTCCATGTTTGTATTGCCATTTCTTCTCACAGATTAGACTAGATAAAGACCTTAGATGAGTCTTCCGGAATGCTATTAGCTTTGTTCTGTTTTATGACTTGATTTTGAAAAATTCAAAGAAAGGTGAAAGTTGCTCCACTCTTGGGGGAAGGGAAGGAGATGGAGTAGTTATGGGTTGCATCGTATTCGATGAAGCAGTAGTTTGCAAAGACTTTTCTCCTGATAGCCGGGAGTGTCCAGAAGGAACAAGAACATTAGCTACTGGGGCATTTAATCTGGGGACTGGATTATATGAAGGACTTGCCCTTTTTTTGTAATGCATTGTTGTAGTTCTGACTGGGAATTTAGTGGTAGAAAATGTTGTTGAtgtttgagtacttggggtctgagTTGCTGTAATCAGTGAAGTAGTTCTTGTAGCCGGAACTGTATTGGGCAGCACACTGCTGTGTGTTGTTTGTTGAATTAATCTAATGATTGGTGGTGATGGTGTGGATGTCATTCTGTTTATTGGTAGATCGAAACCTATTGCTGTTTGGCTTGTTTGAGCCGTAACTCGAGTCGGAGTAGCTGCTGTCATAGTCATCCTTTTGAATTCAAAGAAGTTGAAGCCATTGTTAAACAGATTGATTTCTGAACGTTGTCTCCCAGGGCTCGTCTTAGGGTTTACCTTTGGTGGTAGGTAACCATTGCTTATTGCATTAGGGCTAATATTGTTTCCATCCCCAGTTGAAGAGTTTGGTTTTCCAGTGCTGCCTATGTTACCATTACTTATCTTTAAACCACCATTTGCATTATTAGCTATCGAggaatcattgacttttatcccaTTATTATTGTTTCTGTTATTTGTAGCTGGAGATTGATGTCTTTGTAGAGGTGGTCTGATAGTCTGATGGGGTGCAATGTTGATCTGACCTCTACCAGTATTTTGAATTAGTTTGGGAAAAAAGAAAGGTGTTCTTCCCCTAGGTGTTGTTGATCTGCTAGATAGAGGAGTAGTTAGTGTTTTTATAGTAACTGGTTTGAGAGTGGACACAACTCCTATGAAATATCCTTTGGCAGGTCTTGGGGATGTGGTGGTAAGTCTTGGTTTTGTTGTAGTGGATACTGGGCGTTTGGTAGTAGACAGAGGTCGTGTGGTGGTAAGTTTTGGTTGTGTGGTAGTAGATGGACGACGTGTGGTGGAAATTTTGGGTTGTGCGGTAGTAGACAGAGGTCGTGTGGTGGTAAGTTTTGCTTGTGTGGTAGTAGATAGACGACGTGTGGTGGAAAGTTTTGGTTGTGCGGTAGTAGATAGAGGACGTATGGTGGTAAGCTTTGGTTGTGTGGTAGAGGATATTGGACGTATGGTGGTATATATTTGACGTATGGTAGTCGACATTGGACGTGTAATAGTAGGTATTGATTGTATGTTGGTTTTACTTGAACGTGCAGTTGTAGCAGGTACTCTGTATGCGGTGGTTGCCTTAGGAGACATAGTTGTTACTATACTCCTTAACAACATTGTACCTGCTATGCATCCAGAATTAAGGCTTGACCTACATGCAGTAGTTTGTGGTCGAGTAGTTGTTAACTGTAGCTTATTACTAAGTGATACGTTACTGAAATGTATAGTATCTGTACCCCCTTGTGTATTTGAACTTTGGCTGCCTTTGGCTTCTGGTGCAAATAAGAAATTATCAAACATGGCATCCCTTGCAATGCTAGTGAAAGAAATTGTTGGGCGGTATCCAGCAGCATCAGCAACATAACGAACATTCATTAGTTGACGGTTCGGAAGGAGTACGTAATATCGTCCTTCTTCTCTATTTCCATCGCGATTTGCCTCGTGTCCATAGAAGTTTCCATACATTGGTTGCTTCAATCTATAGCTGAAGCTGGATTTATCTGGATCCTGTGAATTAAAGATATCAAGGAGGTAGATTAGTGATGAATCTTAAATAACAAGATGTCTTTCATCCTTGAAAATTCGGTTCCACTAAATTAAATTATCTTATCGTTAGGGTTaaatctttaatttttcatttttagggCCTTTCCAATAAATTACTGGATCGCATAAACGTCAAACGAGATAAGAAATGCCTTTTGATGTgcaattattcttaaaaataaatactgtaaattTGTAGGCTAATCATTGCAATGCACGCAGTAGATGATATGAGTAGGCTACACCGCATTATCAATGTACCATCCATAGAAGTAATGCCGGTTATGTAAGGAAATTATAACTCTGAATGAGATGTTACTGTCCTTTTGAAATTTAGTCAAAGCTCCGTTCAAATTGCTGTCTTCAATTTTTCATTATAATGTAAATATTAGAATGATCTAGcactaatgatagaaaaaaaaattgaaactgaaagaatGTTAGCTTTTCTTTCTTCCAGGGAATAGATAGAACATTATAGAAGACAATACCATCGGTTGTTGTTACAGTGGTTAACTAGAATAACTAAAATCTTATACATATTTGTGTTACAGCCTACTGACGGAAAAGTTAACTTATCATTAGAACAAGCATATTATAAAGTTTACCCAAGTATATGGATATGTTGATTTTCTTCACAAGTAAACATAATTTTTCAGTATTTAATAGATAATGCATTTAACATTTCAACTAACCATcactttaatttttactttattgcGTTACTAAATGTAATTTTATATGGAAGGTTTCTTAGTAAAACTATCTTGTTCATTGCTCATCTAGTTTGAGCAAAGATAAGGAAAATGCACTTAACTAAAGGTTTTGAGGGAATTCTACCAAGTTACATGTAGTAATCTCAAGAGGTGCTGTGATTATTGTCGTTGATATTGGTATTGTTGTTGTCGTCGTAGTGGATGCCCGCTTGATAAAATCACTACTGTGATCTTTCATTATCGTTTTTAGTCAAAATAAAAGTCCTATTTTTTTGCCACCGTGTAGATGTTTTGTCTCAAGTGTAGTATTTTTTAGCGATATTAGAAAGTCCTTTAACAAGGAATTCTCAGCTTTCTGTGATGGTATTGGCAAATGCATCAAGTTAGCCAGTAAAGCATTGCGGCCATGCTCGCTCCCATGACATTTATCCTGTATAGGCCTACTCGTGGAAGATGCTTGCTTTCCTAAAGCATCTAATTCTTGTACTccttatttttatttctctataaTTTGTTAGCGTATGTTCCAAAAGTACTCTGTACTTGTCCATTAATTCCTTTATTCGAGAGTCATAGACAAAATTTACCCTTGCTAAGGACTCGGTTTTGTCTCAATGTTCCTCGTATATTTTGGTTCTATGTAGACCAGGTTCAAGGGagccctttttttcttcttcttcttcttgatttttAACTCCTGTGAAAGACAAACAGTTACATATTTCTCCAACCTTCTTCGTTTGAGAATTAATGTAAAGATATAAAGAAGTAGGcctacgtgtttttcttattcttttttttttagttatacttGGCATAATATGGTAGTATACTTCTTTCGGGATGGGTATCTCTTTTAGCTATCTAAGATATACCTAATATCATATCTAAGACACTGggtggtattcataaagaaaaggatatgcttatacttgcaaaatatgaaggaaatccttctacttgtattcataaacatttcaagcaaaagcttctacttttatagcaaaagcatatccttataatcacataaaagtaaatggttatacataaagaagaccctttacttcatataaagagcatatgcttcgaaaaagctgagtctggtcagtagcagactgcagttgttctgtccgattctcagcacgatggcagattttgtggatgtgaggtaTGTTAAACAATACacgccccgtttacccacacttgatagtgatttcaagatgttattccgttttgaagaacaaaatgtacagtggcttgcggacagatatcttgtccacacctggaatctcgatgaaatatcaaggttaagccataacttggtgatatgcattttacatttgcttttgcatgtataaacagttgggagaatacgaaggctgctgtatttagggttgtatgtatgtacaaacagtatatatgtatgtactgtatgtatatatatatatatatatatatatatatatatatatatatatatgtgtgtgtgtgtgtgtgtgtgtgtgtgtgtgtacagtacatgcaaatatactgtattcatataatatataaatatagtttatatatatatatatatatatatatatatatatatatatatatgtatgtatgtatgtatgtatgtatgtatgtgtatatatatatatatatatatatatatgtatgtatgtatgtatgtatgtgtttatatatatatatatatatatatatatatatatatatatatatatatatatatatatatatatatatgtgtgtatgtatgtatattatatatatatatatatatatatatatatatatatatgtatatatatatatatatatatatatatatatatatatatatatatatatgtatatgtactgtatgtatatatgtctgtgtatgtgtatatatatgtatatatagacatcgtataaatatacatatatacacagaatattcatatactgcaaaagcttatatacatgcatgtatatagacatatataaactatatatgtatatatatatatatatatatatatatatatatatatatatatatatatatatatatcgattcgtaccagaaatagattgttctaaatcccaaacctggaataatttagctgaaatcaactatttcaattcggtttgctttaaacctcaattaccattcgcccttcgtccgggtatcttaaagtttccttcaaactgcaaagttgagcatttagcgtcttcaaaacttttcaacttaaatccataaatcaaatcacgtagtttattattattatcattattattattattattattgttattattattattattattattattattgttgttgttgttgttgttataaaacaagaatggaatttttcgcgagtcctaaaagaattcggaagaaaatcttcttggatttccaaatggcttcagaagaaatagccatagactt encodes the following:
- the LOC137632650 gene encoding probable serine/threonine-protein kinase nek3; this translates as MSLPPFRDEISSYMTQSNICLCAVAMAQQQSRKGYRYPTTRNTINTDGNDRNAQNDNENNFINQNNGNRFNQNNGDTDNSINIGNTFNNQNNGNIFDHFNQDNGNSVSNFKNKKENIFNQKNGNNLNNFNQNGGNNNNNINSNNNMNNQPGLQNGQQPVSINNDPDKSSFSYRLKQPMYGNFYGHEANRDGNREEGRYYVLLPNRQLMNVRYVADAAGYRPTISFTSIARDAMFDNFLFAPEAKGSQSSNTQGGTDTIHFSNVSLSNKLQLTTTRPQTTACRSSLNSGCIAGTMLLRSIVTTMSPKATTAYRVPATTARSSKTNIQSIPTITRPMSTTIRQIYTTIRPISSTTQPKLTTIRPLSTTAQPKLSTTRRLSTTTQAKLTTTRPLSTTAQPKISTTRRPSTTTQPKLTTTRPLSTTKRPVSTTTKPRLTTTSPRPAKGYFIGVVSTLKPVTIKTLTTPLSSRSTTPRGRTPFFFPKLIQNTGRGQINIAPHQTIRPPLQRHQSPATNNRNNNNGIKVNDSSIANNANGGLKISNGNIGSTGKPNSSTGDGNNISPNAISNGYLPPKVNPKTSPGRQRSEINLFNNGFNFFEFKRMTMTAATPTRVTAQTSQTAIGFDLPINRMTSTPSPPIIRLIQQTTHSSVLPNTVPATRTTSLITATQTPSTQTSTTFSTTKFPVRTTTMHYKKRASPSYNPVPRLNAPVANVLVPSGHSRLSGEKSLQTTASSNTMQPITTPSPSLPPRVEQLSPFFEFFKIKS